One genomic segment of Marinitoga sp. 38H-ov includes these proteins:
- a CDS encoding magnesium transporter CorA family protein — translation MVKFYSRIEHKLVEAKSFSQDALIKVVNPSQDEIHMLSSLLNFDPDFINDSLDEDERARIEIDEDTILLILKVPMRNQEDEKIPYKTVSLGIIIGKNYILLSMRQEIDFIEKMIEASLLNPHKKSKMIFQIFFKNAKLFLDYLKEINKTIDRVEEELHRSMKNYELETLMYLEKSLVYFTTSLRSNEIMMEKLLKGKILELYEDDEELLEDTLIENRQAIEVTNIYSNILSGMMDAYASVISNNLNIVMKILTVVTILLQVPTILTSFYGMNVKLPFQENPLTYINIIISSIIIMIMTFLWFKGKKWL, via the coding sequence ATGGTAAAATTTTATAGTAGAATAGAGCATAAGTTAGTGGAGGCAAAAAGCTTTTCCCAAGATGCATTAATAAAAGTTGTTAATCCATCTCAAGATGAGATACATATGTTATCAAGTTTATTGAATTTTGACCCAGATTTTATTAATGATTCCTTAGATGAAGATGAGAGGGCACGTATTGAAATTGATGAAGATACTATATTATTAATTTTAAAGGTTCCAATGAGAAATCAAGAAGATGAAAAGATACCCTATAAAACTGTTTCATTAGGTATTATAATTGGGAAAAATTATATATTACTTTCAATGAGACAAGAAATTGATTTTATTGAAAAAATGATAGAAGCTAGTTTGCTCAATCCTCATAAAAAGAGTAAAATGATATTTCAAATATTTTTCAAAAATGCAAAATTATTTTTAGATTATTTAAAAGAAATAAATAAAACTATTGATAGGGTTGAGGAAGAATTGCATAGATCTATGAAAAATTATGAACTAGAAACATTGATGTATCTTGAGAAAAGTTTAGTGTACTTCACTACTTCACTTAGATCAAATGAAATTATGATGGAAAAACTATTAAAAGGTAAAATACTTGAGTTATACGAAGATGATGAGGAATTGTTAGAAGATACTTTGATTGAAAATAGACAAGCTATTGAAGTTACAAATATTTATAGTAATATTTTATCAGGTATGATGGATGCTTATGCGTCTGTTATATCAAATAATTTGAATATAGTAATGAAAATATTAACAGTTGTTACTATATTACTTCAAGTACCAACAATATTAACTAGCTTTTATGGGATGAATGTAAAACTTCCATTTCAGGAAAATCCTTTAACATATATAAATATAATAATATCATCCATAATAATAATGATTATGACTTTTTTATGGTTTAAAGGTAAAAAATGGTTATAA
- a CDS encoding metal ABC transporter permease gives MIELLSYDFMMYAILSSILASFSASLLSNYIVLKKMEFIGEGAAHTAFGGIALAILFDFNVDIASVLTAILFGTIIYLISKKEKINENSIIGMLLSFSMALGVIFLYLKPGYTPEISSYLFGDILLVNYQDVKILSIVSIIILFLIIIFNKELKYYAFNSRMAKIFGIPINFINYLFLVIVSIVVVTSVKIIGIILVTSLLITPGVIAKMFAKTLNQMILISSVVGVFSGFFGIVIAYYIDLPPGPSIVVILFALFLLSYIANYIKNIAFVKK, from the coding sequence ATGATTGAATTATTATCATATGATTTTATGATGTATGCAATACTATCTTCAATATTGGCTAGTTTTAGTGCCTCGTTATTATCTAATTATATAGTATTGAAAAAAATGGAATTTATAGGAGAGGGAGCTGCTCATACAGCTTTTGGAGGTATAGCATTAGCCATTTTATTTGATTTTAATGTTGATATAGCAAGTGTTTTAACAGCTATTTTATTTGGTACAATTATATATCTTATTAGTAAAAAAGAAAAAATAAATGAAAACAGTATTATTGGAATGTTATTATCATTTTCAATGGCTTTAGGCGTGATTTTTTTATATTTAAAACCGGGTTATACTCCTGAAATTTCTAGTTATTTATTTGGAGATATCTTATTAGTAAATTATCAAGATGTAAAAATTTTATCAATAGTATCTATAATTATTTTATTTTTAATAATTATTTTTAATAAGGAATTAAAATATTATGCATTTAATTCACGAATGGCAAAAATTTTTGGGATACCAATAAATTTTATTAATTATCTTTTTTTAGTAATAGTGTCTATAGTAGTTGTTACTTCTGTAAAAATAATAGGAATAATATTAGTTACTTCATTATTAATAACCCCGGGTGTTATTGCTAAGATGTTTGCTAAAACTTTAAATCAAATGATATTAATTTCTAGTGTTGTTGGGGTTTTTTCTGGTTTTTTTGGCATTGTTATCGCTTATTATATTGATTTACCGCCTGGTCCATCTATTGTTGTAATTTTGTTTGCTTTATTTTTATTGTCATATATTGCAAATTATATAAAAAATATAGCATTTGTAAAAAAATGA
- a CDS encoding ABC transporter ATP-binding protein produces MRKKIISVENINYKVENNEILKYITFDIYENDFVGIIGPNGAGKSTLIKILIGEIDGYTGKIKINGKIGYVPQKDEFDKSFPIKAYEVILMGMYNEIGLFKNFKKKHYEKVKEIMKKLDIEYLYDRKVGDLSGGEYQRLSLARALVSDPDILILDEPEAGVDSKAQSKIYKVLEKLNKSGMTIILVSHDISMIVKKVNTIMCLNKTLHCHKNVVDMNSDDLKKIYSEELEFLIHIEKPLKVVSEND; encoded by the coding sequence ATGCGTAAAAAAATTATATCTGTAGAAAACATAAATTATAAAGTTGAAAATAATGAAATACTAAAATATATTACTTTTGATATATATGAAAATGATTTTGTTGGAATAATAGGGCCAAATGGTGCAGGGAAGTCTACACTTATTAAAATATTAATAGGTGAAATAGATGGTTATACAGGAAAAATTAAAATAAATGGGAAAATAGGTTATGTTCCTCAAAAAGATGAATTTGATAAATCATTCCCTATTAAAGCTTATGAAGTTATATTAATGGGAATGTATAATGAAATAGGGTTATTTAAAAATTTTAAAAAAAAGCATTATGAAAAAGTTAAAGAAATAATGAAAAAATTAGATATCGAATATTTATATGATAGGAAAGTAGGCGATTTATCTGGAGGAGAATATCAAAGATTAAGCTTAGCTAGAGCACTAGTAAGTGATCCGGATATTTTAATATTGGATGAACCAGAAGCAGGAGTAGATAGTAAAGCTCAATCAAAAATCTATAAAGTGTTAGAGAAATTAAACAAAAGTGGTATGACAATTATTTTAGTAAGTCATGATATATCTATGATTGTAAAAAAAGTTAATACAATAATGTGTTTAAATAAAACGTTACATTGTCATAAAAATGTGGTTGATATGAATTCTGATGATTTGAAAAAGATATATTCAGAAGAGTTAGAATTTCTTATCCATATAGAAAAACCTTTAAAAGTGGTGAGTGAAAATGATTGA
- a CDS encoding Fur family transcriptional regulator codes for MKLTKTRRDILSLYEKIDHPLNAEEIYNLLNNEYDLSTIYRNLNFFEKENILKSIVFSDKITYYYKSDGHFHYIYCIKCKKFEKLDICFENQFKKYIEDTIKFKITDHILYFEGICSNCQKEGNKNA; via the coding sequence ATGAAGTTAACCAAAACACGTAGGGATATTTTATCCTTGTATGAAAAAATTGATCATCCATTAAACGCTGAAGAAATATACAATCTTTTGAATAATGAGTATGATTTATCAACTATATATAGAAATTTAAATTTTTTTGAAAAAGAAAATATTTTAAAATCAATTGTTTTTTCTGATAAAATAACTTATTATTATAAATCTGATGGACATTTTCATTATATTTATTGTATTAAATGTAAGAAATTTGAGAAATTAGATATTTGTTTTGAAAATCAATTTAAAAAATATATTGAAGATACAATCAAATTTAAAATTACAGATCATATCCTATATTTTGAAGGTATTTGCAGTAATTGCCAAAAAGAGGGGAATAAAAATGCGTAA
- a CDS encoding metal ABC transporter substrate-binding protein: MKKVYILLFLLVNIIGYTMNISVSIHPYYLILKDIVDESDTINIIVPVGKSPHTYSVSSKDLVKIYNSDLAIFNGLNSEIFLDNLISNLKNKEIIFVSDLIPKDELILEDEEGNYYNPHIWLNPYIIYKYVIPSIVEKLVDINPNKKEIYINNAKILIEKLKNLDSYLLLKAMEINGSIITYHDSFKYFAKRYNINIAGVIEESPGVEPSISEMKRISDLSKINKVKAIFSEPQMNQKIAEKLAKSLKINLGIIDPLGNAYNSIDELYLFNFINILNAVR; encoded by the coding sequence ATTATAGGTTATACTATGAATATTTCTGTATCTATACATCCATATTATTTAATTTTAAAAGATATTGTTGATGAAAGTGATACTATAAACATTATTGTTCCGGTTGGGAAAAGTCCTCATACATATTCTGTTTCATCAAAGGATCTTGTTAAAATTTATAACAGTGATTTAGCGATATTTAATGGATTAAATTCGGAGATATTTTTAGATAATTTAATTTCAAATTTAAAAAATAAAGAAATAATATTTGTTTCAGATTTGATCCCTAAAGACGAGCTGATCTTAGAAGATGAAGAGGGAAATTATTATAATCCTCATATATGGTTAAATCCTTATATAATATATAAGTACGTTATTCCATCTATAGTTGAAAAATTAGTAGATATAAATCCTAATAAAAAAGAAATTTATATTAATAATGCTAAAATTTTAATAGAAAAACTAAAAAATTTAGATTCATATTTGTTATTAAAAGCAATGGAAATTAATGGAAGTATAATTACTTATCATGACTCATTTAAATATTTTGCCAAAAGGTATAATATTAATATTGCGGGAGTAATTGAAGAATCTCCAGGAGTTGAACCATCTATTTCTGAAATGAAAAGAATTTCAGATTTATCAAAAATAAATAAGGTTAAAGCGATATTTTCTGAACCTCAAATGAATCAGAAAATAGCTGAAAAACTTGCGAAGTCTTTAAAAATAAATTTAGGAATAATAGATCCATTGGGAAATGCATATAATTCTATAGATGAATTATATTTATTTAATTTTATAAATATTTTAAATGCTGTAAGGTGA